aggtgataataggctgatttttttattatgttaatgtggcttttaaaattcaggtctgagtccatgactgcACCAAGATTTATATGGTTTTTAGAtggcgcttttctagtcttaacgactactcaaagcgcttttacatagtacaggctaccattcatacactgtggccgaggctgccgtacaaggtgccatctgctcatcagataaacattcacgcacatttacactctgatgcgcagcatacatacatacatacatacatacatacatacatacatacatacatacatacatacatatacatacataattaGAACCGATGGGCGCATTGGCAACATACAATAATTCCCTCTGcttaaaatctatatctttcgtAAAGAAAACCATCAGGGAATGGGGTTGTCGCTCTCTAAATGTTCTAACTTTTCTGCAGGTTAGGTGTTCTTCAGCATAACTCCTAATTTCCACTGGTTGTGGAACGGCTCCGTGctctgcagtgtttcccacagattaggaaGCAACTTGTGGCGGTGGGTGggtatatatatactatatacgtTAGTCCAACTGGGTTTGTTGTAACGGGAAATGAGGCTCTCTGTGTGTAGAAAAGTACCGTAAGCTGCAGCTGACACGGTGATGCGCATACTTTTCCATGGGTAGTGAAGCTACAGtagtcagtgttttatgttcTGTGTTGTTTATGTTCAAGGCGTCTGTCCCAACTAATGTTACGGTTCGGAGCCGTGGCGCTGGAAACGTAGTCATCCAGTGTATTGATCTACCTAATGTCCCTCTCCAAAATCACTTCAGAAGAATAGTCACAGCCTTACTTGCTTTGGTGTTTGTAAAGCATTAAAGTTaaacaaagaatggttcacatTAGTCATCTTCTATGTAGATGCGCTCCCCTACAAAATCACCCCAGTACTTgagaatgatttattatttccaaatagagCTATTTATGTAATCTTGTAAAAATTGGTCTTTTTTCATATTGCAATATATATTGCAGAAATAAATATcgcaatgtcatttttttccagCAGCGTGCAGGCCTATTTGGAGCCTTGTATTTGGTTACATATTTTTACTGGTGAAAGTTACAGTCGTACATATACAGTGTCATATGAAATATAATAATCAatgaaatacaataaccatTGTTTAGTTATCATTGGCTGTCTTCTATGCTATATTCAAGAGattatggagagaaaaaaagtcaagttGCTCGTCACTTCAGCTTTGCACAAGAGGATGGACAGTCCATTAAATATATGGGGGAGTTCTATTTTGCCTCccattattatgaattatttctacAGGTAAGGTGAAATATAATACACGGTAGGTCAGGCATAGACATTTCTCTGTTCTCAGCTGAGGTGGAAACATTAACGCTGCAGTACCATTTCACTttacattagcctagcagctagcggagttGCCTTCTGCTTATTGCTTTATCCCAGTAAAACAACGTGGTTGAAATTGAGTCTGCATACATGTTTTTGTAGTCttaaacagagcagcttatattggtaGGCTGAGCAACAAGTTAGCAGACTGCCGAGTCGCCCTTTCTGCTCTTCTCAGCTGCTAATTTGCCACAATGTTCTGAAGAGTAGAAGATCTGTATATGAGGCAAATATCAGCCTATTTAAAGTAATTTTAGtacatatttattataataacaGCCATCTGGTAACAAGTGTGTAGTACCTGAATATTTCCCAGCAGTGTTTACTGGGctattttaaaagcttatttTGCAGttaactaacattagctagtaattggtctcactttgccagaccctcctccaaagcgccctaaaggagggtctggctactctagatagcatttggggatgggaggaaaacatgctctggttttatggcatttctttaaaccaatcagaattgtcatgggcggcgctaagctccccATAGagtcgctgcaaaatagtcatgcgagagaagagtcagattggacagatagtctaggtagctgtctcaatttaccattcagagatctgaggagcagtcaacaatagtcctcattaatTCAACAAATTTAAAATTCTAACACAATGaaaggaaggaaacggaaaatacatgcatccggcagaatttcctgcggcaagtggaacgtcaaggtaTTTTGCAATTGTCAATTCAATTTGCAATTTTGTCATTCAATTTGAATATGTATTTTACAATTGACAATTCAATATGCAAAGTTTCAATGCACCCTCAATTCAGTTACAATTATTTTGCAGAAAAATTTGAATGAAAGCGAATTGCATTTCATATGTTTTTGGTCTCTTTATTCAATTGGCAATTCAATGTGCCAGTGACACAGCGCCCCCAGTCTATTGCATTAACATTTACTTGGTCACCGTGCTTTTTTTGGTTCTTTATTCAATTGGCAATGCAATATGTCAGACGTTGTTTCCTTGTTTACTCGGGCTTCCACTTCACTCGGATCCAGTCGTCAAGGCCGCTTCTGTTCTCTTTATTCGGGAAGTTTAATGTTATACCTTAGATAACGTCCATACTGTCTGTtcagtagggctgggacgattcgtcgaCATAGTCAACATCATCGATTACGTAAATGTCGCttaataaaataagtaaataaaacttgcgtgcaaattaattaatgtaattcggaagtaatgtaatgtggaactactgttagatatGCAGGTTCTAGGGACACCTAATCTGTAGCCCTGCCTTATCTCTGAAGCTAGCCGAGCTCCGGCTACATGCGTTTTTTTGTCAGGTCGACAGTacagtgagtgagtcagagatgGCAACACGAAAGGACGAGCATGGCGAGTGGCGACCCACAAGAGTTAGAGGATCGCAAGTTTGGGAAAAGTTCGAGACTGCATGGCTGCAGCCTAGAGCCTTGCCCTCCCGCCTGGGGCCATCCCCAACACGAAAACTTTGGTCTTCGGGTCACTTCCAGTAGCaggctacaggcgagagagtggtggataagacgaggactgtgtgtcggcCTTGTTCAGCagtatgtgagtggaaatacatctaacatgctaacacataTCAGACGCCATAACCTAGATGTAccaatcactggaacgagacaaaaaaaactgctccctacagtgcttaaccagcctttagaaataattaaagttaaattaaagggagATGACCTTAGATGTTAAACAacagcttattcattattttacctactgtaAAAAGTTACTCcttttgcacttgctctgtttacttaaagtttttatttttgtatttctcctgaaagtgactttattttgttgtgggattgatagcctacatatGGCTTCAGGTTGCTgcaaattcattttacttgaacagtgcagtgttaaataatttgaataaatagaaatttgaaccttattgaaatttgttttgtgtaaattgttaataattgagcatgggaaaataatcgctaaaTCGAAAAATTAATcattagattagtcgactaatcgaaaaaAGAATCactagattaatcgtttaaaaaataatcgtttgggatAGCCCTGCTGTTCAGCCTAGACTTTAGACATTACCAGTAGTTTATTGCAGTGAGACCGTAGTTggtattttgtgtttatttacatgaTGAGGCATTACAACTAGCGTTAACCTGGGTTAGTAGCTTGCTAACACAAGCAAAATAACTTTGCTAACTGAGTCGCcgaggaagttaaaaagagaattaaaacgacaacaggcaaagcaacaagaccaaaatTAATATTGGgttggcttttccaagatggtaAGAGCacataaggagcaaggattttaaaaggtttaaaaagttgcctgctttcttctcaaaaggtaattctgcctatttgtgcaaattcaaagttttatagttgTTGGCTAACTATAGCAGGGTTGGGCATAATGCTAGAACGACGTCTAGGATACCTTTCCTTTCcgtcaatgatgaaaaaggattgtctgCCTTGTAACGTAAAcgtaatcatatatatatatataaggattGTCTGCCTTGTAACGTAAacgtaattatatatatatatatatatatatatatatatatatatatatatatatatatatatatatatatatatatatatatatatgattacgTTTACGTTACAAGgcagacaatatatatatatatatatatatatatatatatatatatattttttttatttattcattcatgtcCCCCTAGTTATTGTGAGTGTCAGTGCtggaatttatttttaatcGAAGATTGAATTGAAAATCCTGACACCCCTAATTATTATGGGAGTGAATAGAGCTACTTATCAATTGATTGTTAAAATTCACATTAAAAGCTGTTTGCGTTTCAGCTTTACCTTCAGATGTCCAGAAAGTGATTGTTGGTGAAGAACATCAGCAGGAGTGGAGCTCCAGTCTGGACCAGGAGGACACAAagcccccacacattaaagaggaacagaaggAACTCCGGATCAGTCAGGATgaagagcagcttcaagggcctGAGGAGGCTGATATCCCCAAGTTCagattcactcctgtccctgtgaagagcgaagatgatgatgatgatgatgatgaggaggagaaacctatgttctcacagcttcatcaaagacaaactgAGGAGAtaaaaacagaagctgatggggAGGACTGTggtggaccagaaccagccatgAAATCAGATCCACCTTTACAACCAGATACTGATGAcgagactggagactcttctgaacctgagactgatgacagtgctgattggaaggagaccggagaacctcagtcaggtttaaactctctgaataaTGATAGATTCCCTGTTAGTGCTTCAAGATGTACTACTGGTGAGAAagcattcagctgctctgagtgtgggaaaatATTTTGCACCAATGGAAATCTGACCAGGCACATGAGaacccacacaggagagaaaccatttagctgctcagtctgtaagaaagatTTTGGACAGAGCGGAAACTCACAGATACACATGAGaacccacacaggagagaaaccatttagctgcttagtctgtaagaaagcttttacagTGAGTAGGGCTTTACATAGACACATGAGaacccacacaggagagaaacaatGTATCTGCTTagtctgtaagaaagcttttacagAGAGGGCAAGTTTAAAGAGACACATGAGAATTCACACcggagagaaaccatttagctgctcagtctgcaAGAAAGCTTTTACAGAGAGTGGaaatttacagaaacacatgagaatccacacaggagagaaaccgttTAGCTGCTCAATCTGTAACAATACTTTTACGGAGCGTGGAAGTTTAAAGACACACATGAGAACCCAACACGTGAGTGTTACAAGCTCCCCCCTTGTTTTGCTTCTCCCTGTCTGCTCTACTCAGGTGATCCTGATTTGATTGTTAGTGGTTGTCTCTCCTCCTGTACTTAAGGAAGCTGGACGACTCTTTCAGACTGAAGCAGCTGTGCaccagtgtgtgtatatatcttgGGGGATTGAGGTCTGAGGGGTATGGCCTGAAACCAAGATGATATTTGGAACTAAATTCATGATATTTGGATATTTTACTATACATACAGATGTATAAATggtaattgataatgaaataattgaaaGAGTCTATGAAAATGAATGCATGAAGTTGGCCAGGAGTATTGCTATATTGAACGAAACTAAATACATAAAGAACCAAAATACACTACGTACTCTGTACTACATGCTTATTCTACCATATTTGTTAAACCATATTTGTAAATGTTAGCTGTATTTGCATTTctatttgttttgtaataaCGTGATATTGTGACGTAAGGTAGGACCTAATAAGCTGCGTGTTTACACCTGCTCCTTCTCAAACTCatccttctcttcttttttctctggaAAATTCTGActgttttaattttgtgttttctttagcaacattgttgattgtttgagataaataataaatcaaagataagggattaagctgggatttcccagttatcctggcccAATTTAGCCCTGACTGAAAAGCAGAGGCACACTtagttaccatggagatttattctgtgcgaCTAGCCTGGTCCTGACCAATCCAGGGCCCTTTTCTTTTTACCCAACAGTggttttacattattattattattattattattattattatcctgCATTAAACTAAAGACCCGCTCTTCAAAGGCTTCAGAAGCTGGCATTGCCAGGTCTAATGCCAGAGGTTTTTAGCAGTGGAAACATGGTGGAGCTTTGAGAAGAGCAGAAATCCCTGCCCAGTTTTTCTGGGTTTGCATGGGACAGGGCTTCTTTGAATTTTTGGACTTCTGATGGAGGTCTTGGTCCTTGATGGCCGAT
The genomic region above belongs to Perca fluviatilis chromosome 24, GENO_Pfluv_1.0, whole genome shotgun sequence and contains:
- the LOC120553997 gene encoding zinc finger protein 771-like — protein: MPRMVRMTDSHGLRWRGAYARQCVAEVVFVFPGPARRCDLRPIVCILARDEDGGVKGASVWCASREKHPKLLHEVLKPETELQRAGRGEVEERHFNMNSERKLSAGQWIALPSDVQKVIVGEEHQQEWSSSLDQEDTKPPHIKEEQKELRISQDEEQLQGPEEADIPKFRFTPVPVKSEDDDDDDDEEEKPMFSQLHQRQTEEIKTEADGEDCGGPEPAMKSDPPLQPDTDDETGDSSEPETDDSADWKETGEPQSGLNSLNNDRFPVSASRCTTGEKAFSCSECGKIFCTNGNLTRHMRTHTGEKPFSCSVCKKDFGQSGNSQIHMRTHTGEKPFSCLVCKKAFTVSRALHRHMRTHTGEKQCICLVCKKAFTERASLKRHMRIHTGEKPFSCSVCKKAFTESGNLQKHMRIHTGEKPFSCSICNNTFTERGSLKTHMRTQHVSVTSSPLVLLLPVCSTQVILI